The proteins below are encoded in one region of Podarcis raffonei isolate rPodRaf1 chromosome 6, rPodRaf1.pri, whole genome shotgun sequence:
- the SYPL2 gene encoding synaptophysin-like protein 2 isoform X1, which yields MSQLSRRVTPLKKDSRADPDRLRRPSLRGRRRSRQARGSAHSPRGGGAKLHVRPPPRDALPLPLPTRASTCEFDRTFDGAFFPAAPRRREQQQQQAPLQLRPSSAPAPLAWTTPPSARRRSKEAALPAATAVQTTSSSSSSPRMSEPRAQRGAAAAADKESQSPVAQLLLGLRWGRLEEPLGFIKVLEWLFAIFAFGACGSFSAETGATVKCNESPKETTAITVQFGYPFRLYKVPFDMPDCIEGSTAKRTLHLLGDFSAPAEFFVTLGVFSFLYTMAALAVYLRFHSLYKENKKLPFADFCVTVSFTFFWLVAFSAWGKGLSDVKGATRPSSLIAAMSVCQLKTAVCNAGATPSMGLANISVLFGFVNFILWAGNCWFVFKETPWHAQTTNKESSAEQGAVDKQ from the exons ATGTCCCAACTCTCGAGACGAGTGACGCCGCTTAAGAAAGACTCCAGAGCAGATCCGGATCGCCTTCGCCGCCCGTCCCTTCGAGGGAGAAGGCGGAGCCGCCAGGCAAGAGGCTCCGCCCACAGCccgcggggggggggcgccaaGCTCCATGTGCGCCCGCCGCCGCGTGACgcgctccctctccccctccccacccgcgCCTCCACTTGCGAGTTTGACAGGACTTTCGACGGGGCTTTTTTCCCCGCAGCTCCGCGGaggagggagcagcagcagcagcaggcgcctCTGCAGCTCCGGCCGTCGTCAGCCCCGGCTCCCCTCGCCTGGACCACTCCTCCGTCCGCGCGGCGGAGAAGCAAGGAAGCCGCGCTCCCCGCAGCCACTGCCGTGCAGacgaccagcagcagcagctcctcgcCGAGAATGTCGGAGCCCAGAGCCCagaggggggcggcggcggcggcggacaaGGAGTCCCAGAGCCCGGTG GCCCAGCTGCTCTTGGGGCTGCGTTGGGGGCGCTTGGAGGAGCCCCTGGGATTCATTAAGGTGCTGGAGTGG CTCTTTGCCATATTTGCCTTTGGAGCCTGTGGTTCTTTCAGTGCAGAAACAGGGGCTACTGTGAAATGCAATGAGAGTCCTAAAGAGACAACTGCTATCACTGTGCAGTTTGGATATCCTTTCAG GTTGTACAAGGTTCCATTTGATATGCCAGACTGTATTGAAGGATCTACTGCTAAAAGGACGCTGCATCTCTTGGGagacttttcagcacctgctgagTTCTTTGTGACCTTGGGTGTTTTTTCTTTCCTGTATACCATGGCAGCTCTGGCAGTCTATCTACGGTTTCACTCACTCTACAAAGAAAATAAGAAGCTTCCTTTTGCG GATTTCTGTGTGACCGTCTCATTTACCTTTTTCTGGCTAGTGGCATTTTCAGCTTGGGGCAAAGGTCTGTCAGATGTGAAAGGAGCTACGCGGCCTTCCAGTCTTATTGCTGCCATGTCAGTGTGTCAACTCAAAACTGCTGTATGCAATGCTGGGGCCACACCTTCTATGGGCCTGGCCAATATCTCTGTG cTGTTTGGTTTTGTCAACTTTATACTGTGGGCTGGAAActgctggtttgtttttaaagagaccCCTTGGCATGCTCAGACCACCAACAAGGAAAGCTCTGCTGAACAAGGAGCTGTTGATAAGCAATAA
- the SYPL2 gene encoding synaptophysin-like protein 2 isoform X2, whose amino-acid sequence MSQLSRRVTPLKKDSRADPDRLRRPSLRGRRRSRQARGSAHSPRGGGAKLHVRPPPRDALPLPLPTRASTCEFDRTFDGAFFPAAPRRREQQQQQAPLQLRPSSAPAPLAWTTPPSARRRSKEAALPAATAVQTTSSSSSSPRMSEPRAQRGAAAAADKESQSPVLFAIFAFGACGSFSAETGATVKCNESPKETTAITVQFGYPFRLYKVPFDMPDCIEGSTAKRTLHLLGDFSAPAEFFVTLGVFSFLYTMAALAVYLRFHSLYKENKKLPFADFCVTVSFTFFWLVAFSAWGKGLSDVKGATRPSSLIAAMSVCQLKTAVCNAGATPSMGLANISVLFGFVNFILWAGNCWFVFKETPWHAQTTNKESSAEQGAVDKQ is encoded by the exons ATGTCCCAACTCTCGAGACGAGTGACGCCGCTTAAGAAAGACTCCAGAGCAGATCCGGATCGCCTTCGCCGCCCGTCCCTTCGAGGGAGAAGGCGGAGCCGCCAGGCAAGAGGCTCCGCCCACAGCccgcggggggggggcgccaaGCTCCATGTGCGCCCGCCGCCGCGTGACgcgctccctctccccctccccacccgcgCCTCCACTTGCGAGTTTGACAGGACTTTCGACGGGGCTTTTTTCCCCGCAGCTCCGCGGaggagggagcagcagcagcagcaggcgcctCTGCAGCTCCGGCCGTCGTCAGCCCCGGCTCCCCTCGCCTGGACCACTCCTCCGTCCGCGCGGCGGAGAAGCAAGGAAGCCGCGCTCCCCGCAGCCACTGCCGTGCAGacgaccagcagcagcagctcctcgcCGAGAATGTCGGAGCCCAGAGCCCagaggggggcggcggcggcggcggacaaGGAGTCCCAGAGCCCGGTG CTCTTTGCCATATTTGCCTTTGGAGCCTGTGGTTCTTTCAGTGCAGAAACAGGGGCTACTGTGAAATGCAATGAGAGTCCTAAAGAGACAACTGCTATCACTGTGCAGTTTGGATATCCTTTCAG GTTGTACAAGGTTCCATTTGATATGCCAGACTGTATTGAAGGATCTACTGCTAAAAGGACGCTGCATCTCTTGGGagacttttcagcacctgctgagTTCTTTGTGACCTTGGGTGTTTTTTCTTTCCTGTATACCATGGCAGCTCTGGCAGTCTATCTACGGTTTCACTCACTCTACAAAGAAAATAAGAAGCTTCCTTTTGCG GATTTCTGTGTGACCGTCTCATTTACCTTTTTCTGGCTAGTGGCATTTTCAGCTTGGGGCAAAGGTCTGTCAGATGTGAAAGGAGCTACGCGGCCTTCCAGTCTTATTGCTGCCATGTCAGTGTGTCAACTCAAAACTGCTGTATGCAATGCTGGGGCCACACCTTCTATGGGCCTGGCCAATATCTCTGTG cTGTTTGGTTTTGTCAACTTTATACTGTGGGCTGGAAActgctggtttgtttttaaagagaccCCTTGGCATGCTCAGACCACCAACAAGGAAAGCTCTGCTGAACAAGGAGCTGTTGATAAGCAATAA